AACCGATCGCGACCGGATAATTGCTGACCATGCGCCCCTCCGCGTCGAACGCCACGGCGCGGCGTTGCGACTTGCGGATTTCGATCCGCGCCACCTCGGCCTCCATCCGGCCACCGGGGGCGGCAACCCAGATCGAGCCGCCCTCCTGGAATGTGGCATCCGGGTTCAGGGCCTTCAGAAAGTCCTCATCCATGTGAAAGCGTTCGGCCAGACGCTCGGTCACGCGCAGATAGCCGAGCTTTTCCAGTTTGGCCTTTTCGGCCACGTGGTCGGGTATCGACTCGGTCAGGTCGGAGACATCTTCGGCGCTGACCGTATAGGGAGCGAGAATTGGCATCGCGTCGATGCCGATCAGCGCAGACCACACCTGAGCATCCAGAATGCCATCGACTGGCAGGCCATGACGCTCTTCAAATCCGCGCAGCGCGCTTTCGCTCATCTCGCCTTTGTAGCCGTCCAGAATTCCCGGAGAAATGCCCGCACGATCAAGCAGGACCTGCAGCTTTACCGTCAGCCCGGACTGCCCGTCCGGCAAGTCTGAACCATCGAAAGTCGCGCTTTCGATCTGATCGGGTGAAAGGGCAAATGCCGGGCTGCTTGCCAGAAGAAGAACGCAGGACAAGATGGAACGCATGAAGACCCTCAAGGTGTACTCCTACTGGCGCCTGGCAACCGACTGGTTCGCGAGGATCGACTGTTTCGTGGAAAACCGCACGTTCTGACCGTGACCTCGGATGTCCGGTGGTCCTGCGCGTGGCATCTGGATGCATGTGATCTTCGCAGGCGTCAAGCAGATGAAATCATTCGTTTGCGCCCCCGCCGGGGTCGGCCTCGTTTTCCAGGGGATTTCCGCGCCCTTCGGCCGTTGAACGGGCCGGGGGCACCCGGAAATCGTCCAGGACGATGCGGCCCGGCGAGGCTGGCCCGCGCCTGCCGCCGATGCCGCCGAACGGTCCGGCCACGCAATCGGCAGAATGTCTTGGCATTCCTGCCCGGAACTCGCTA
This DNA window, taken from Paracoccaceae bacterium Fryx2, encodes the following:
- a CDS encoding L,D-transpeptidase, with protein sequence MPDGQSGLTVKLQVLLDRAGISPGILDGYKGEMSESALRGFEERHGLPVDGILDAQVWSALIGIDAMPILAPYTVSAEDVSDLTESIPDHVAEKAKLEKLGYLRVTERLAERFHMDEDFLKALNPDATFQEGGSIWVAAPGGRMEAEVARIEIRKSQRRAVAFDAEGRMVSNYPVAIGSTQTPSPEGLVEVVAIAMDPTYSYLPETNFVVDGVTESLILPAGPNGPVGSVWIDLSRPTYGLHGTDTPAALFQTVSRGCVRFTNWDVEELAHLVKPGVTVEFLE